Proteins from one Peromyscus eremicus chromosome 8a, PerEre_H2_v1, whole genome shotgun sequence genomic window:
- the Grb7 gene encoding growth factor receptor-bound protein 7 isoform X1 — protein MELDLSPPHLSSSPEDVCPAPGTPPETPPPPDNPPSGDVKRSQPLPIPSSRKLREEELQATSLPSIPNPFPELCSPPSQKPILGGSSGARGLLPRDCGRLHVVKVYSEDGACRSVEVAAGATARHVCEMLVQRAHALSDEYWGLVECHPYLALERGVEDHEFVVEVQEAWPVGGDSRFVFRKNFAKYELFKSPPHTLFPEKMVSSCLDAQTGVSHEDLIQNFLNAGSFPEIQGFLQLRGSGRGSGRKLWKRFFCFLRRSGLYYSTKGTSKDPRHLQYVADVNESNAYVVTQGRKLYGMPTDFGFCVKPNKLRNGHKGLHIFCSEDEQSRTCWLAAFRLFKYGVQLYKNYQQTQSRQLRLSYLGSPPLRSVSDNTLVAMDFSGQAGRVIENPREALSAAMEEAQAWRKKTNHRLSLPTPSSGSSLSAAIHRTQPWFHGRISREESQRLIGQQGLVDGVFLVRESQRNPQGFVLSLCHLQKVKHYLILPKRGPIAGPVGRSSTRDHSLTCSLATPQSEDEGCLYFSMDDGQTRFTDLLQLVEFHQLNRGILPCVLRHCCARVAL, from the exons ATGGAACTGGATCTGAGCCCACCTCATCTCAGCAGCTCCCCGGAAGATGTGTGCCCAGCTCCTGGGACCCCTCCCGAGACTCCTCCGCCCCCTGATAACCCTCCATCAGGGGATGTGAAGCGGTCCCAGCCTCTGCCCATCCCAAGCAGCAG GAAACTTCGAGAAGAGGAGCTTCAGGCGACCTCTCTACCCTCCATCCCCAACCCCTTCCCTGAGCTCTGCAGCCCACCTTCACAGAAACCCATTCTTGGGGGTTCCTCCGGTGCAAGGGGGTTGCTTCCTCGAGATTGCGGCCGCCTTCAC GTGGTGAAGGTGTACAGCGAGGATGGGGCCTGCCGGTCTGTGGAGGTGGCAGCGGGTGCCACAGCTCGCCATGTGTGTGAAATGCTGGTGCAGCGAGCTCACGCCCTGAGTGATGAGTACTGGGGCCTGGTGGAGTGTCACCCCTATTTAGCACTGG AGCGGGGTGTGGAGGACCATGAGTTCGTGGTGGAGGTGCAGGAGGCCTGGCCTGTTGGTGGAGATAGTCGCTTTGTCTTCCGCAAAAACTTCGCCAAGTATGAACTGTTCAAGAGCCCCCCA CATACCCTGTTCCCAGAAAAGATGGTCTCCAGCTGTCTGGATGCACAAACAGGCGTATCCCATGAAGACCTCATCCAG aacttcctgaatgctggcagCTTCCCCGAGATCCAGGGCTTCCTGCAGCTCCGGGGATCCGGCCGGGGGTCAGGCCGAAAGCTGTGGAAACGATTCTTCTGCTTTCTGCGTCGATCTGGTCTCTATTACTCCACCAAGGGCACCTCCAAG GACCCGAGGCACCTACAGTATGTGGCGGATGTGAATGAGTCTAATGCGTATGTGGTGACCCAGGGTCGCAAGCTCTATGGGATGCCCACGGATTTTGGCTTCTGTGTCAAG CCCAACAAGCTTCGAAATGGCCACAAGGGGCTCCACATCTTCTGCAGTGAGGATGAGCAGAGCCGTACCTGCTGGCTGGCTGCCTTCCGTCTCTTCAAG tATGGGGTGCAGTTATATAAGAATTACCAGCAGACTCAATCTCGTCAATTGCGCCTATCCTACTTGGGGTCTCCGCCCTTG AGGAGCGTTTCAGATAATACCCTAGTGGCCATGGACTTCTCTGGCCAGGCTGGGCGTGTCATTGAGAACCCCCGGGAAGCTCTGAGTGCTGCCATGGAGGAGGCCCAGGCCTGGAGG AAGAAGACAAACCACCGGCTGAGCCTGCccaccccatcctctggctccaGTCTTAGCGCAG CCATCCACCGTACCCAGCCCTGGTTCCACGGACGCATTTCCCGGGAGGAGAGCCAGCGGCTAATTGGACAGCAGGGCCTGGTGGATGG TGTGTTCCTGGTCCGGGAGAGCCAGCGCAACCCACAGGGCTTTGTCCTTTCCTTATGCCACCTGCAGAAAGTCAAGCATTACCTCATTCTACCG AAACGGGGGCCGATTGCTGGCCCCGTGGGCCGCTCCTCCACCCGGGACCACTCCCTGACCTGCTCTCTGGCCACACCGCAGAGCGAAGATGAGGGCTGCCTCTACTTCAGCATGGACGATGGCCAGACCCGATTCACAGACCTGCTGCAGCTGGTGGAATTCCACCAGCTGAACCGAGGCATCCTGCCCTGTGTGCTGCGCCACTGCTGTGCCCGTGTGGCCCTCTAA
- the Grb7 gene encoding growth factor receptor-bound protein 7 isoform X2, with translation MELDLSPPHLSSSPEDVCPAPGTPPETPPPPDNPPSGDVKRSQPLPIPSSRKLREEELQATSLPSIPNPFPELCSPPSQKPILGGSSGARGLLPRDCGRLHVVKVYSEDGACRSVEVAAGATARHVCEMLVQRAHALSDEYWGLVECHPYLALERGVEDHEFVVEVQEAWPVGGDSRFVFRKNFAKYELFKSPPHTLFPEKMVSSCLDAQTGVSHEDLIQNFLNAGSFPEIQGFLQLRGSGRGSGRKLWKRFFCFLRRSGLYYSTKGTSKDPRHLQYVADVNESNAYVVTQGRKLYGMPTDFGFCVKPNKLRNGHKGLHIFCSEDEQSRTCWLAAFRLFKYGVQLYKNYQQTQSRQLRLSYLGSPPLRSVSDNTLVAMDFSGQAGRVIENPREALSAAMEEAQAWRKKTNHRLSLPTPSSGSSLSAAIHRTQPWFHGRISREESQRLIGQQGLVDGVFLVRESQRNPQGFVLSLCHLQKVKHYLILPSEDEGCLYFSMDDGQTRFTDLLQLVEFHQLNRGILPCVLRHCCARVAL, from the exons ATGGAACTGGATCTGAGCCCACCTCATCTCAGCAGCTCCCCGGAAGATGTGTGCCCAGCTCCTGGGACCCCTCCCGAGACTCCTCCGCCCCCTGATAACCCTCCATCAGGGGATGTGAAGCGGTCCCAGCCTCTGCCCATCCCAAGCAGCAG GAAACTTCGAGAAGAGGAGCTTCAGGCGACCTCTCTACCCTCCATCCCCAACCCCTTCCCTGAGCTCTGCAGCCCACCTTCACAGAAACCCATTCTTGGGGGTTCCTCCGGTGCAAGGGGGTTGCTTCCTCGAGATTGCGGCCGCCTTCAC GTGGTGAAGGTGTACAGCGAGGATGGGGCCTGCCGGTCTGTGGAGGTGGCAGCGGGTGCCACAGCTCGCCATGTGTGTGAAATGCTGGTGCAGCGAGCTCACGCCCTGAGTGATGAGTACTGGGGCCTGGTGGAGTGTCACCCCTATTTAGCACTGG AGCGGGGTGTGGAGGACCATGAGTTCGTGGTGGAGGTGCAGGAGGCCTGGCCTGTTGGTGGAGATAGTCGCTTTGTCTTCCGCAAAAACTTCGCCAAGTATGAACTGTTCAAGAGCCCCCCA CATACCCTGTTCCCAGAAAAGATGGTCTCCAGCTGTCTGGATGCACAAACAGGCGTATCCCATGAAGACCTCATCCAG aacttcctgaatgctggcagCTTCCCCGAGATCCAGGGCTTCCTGCAGCTCCGGGGATCCGGCCGGGGGTCAGGCCGAAAGCTGTGGAAACGATTCTTCTGCTTTCTGCGTCGATCTGGTCTCTATTACTCCACCAAGGGCACCTCCAAG GACCCGAGGCACCTACAGTATGTGGCGGATGTGAATGAGTCTAATGCGTATGTGGTGACCCAGGGTCGCAAGCTCTATGGGATGCCCACGGATTTTGGCTTCTGTGTCAAG CCCAACAAGCTTCGAAATGGCCACAAGGGGCTCCACATCTTCTGCAGTGAGGATGAGCAGAGCCGTACCTGCTGGCTGGCTGCCTTCCGTCTCTTCAAG tATGGGGTGCAGTTATATAAGAATTACCAGCAGACTCAATCTCGTCAATTGCGCCTATCCTACTTGGGGTCTCCGCCCTTG AGGAGCGTTTCAGATAATACCCTAGTGGCCATGGACTTCTCTGGCCAGGCTGGGCGTGTCATTGAGAACCCCCGGGAAGCTCTGAGTGCTGCCATGGAGGAGGCCCAGGCCTGGAGG AAGAAGACAAACCACCGGCTGAGCCTGCccaccccatcctctggctccaGTCTTAGCGCAG CCATCCACCGTACCCAGCCCTGGTTCCACGGACGCATTTCCCGGGAGGAGAGCCAGCGGCTAATTGGACAGCAGGGCCTGGTGGATGG TGTGTTCCTGGTCCGGGAGAGCCAGCGCAACCCACAGGGCTTTGTCCTTTCCTTATGCCACCTGCAGAAAGTCAAGCATTACCTCATTCTACCG AGCGAAGATGAGGGCTGCCTCTACTTCAGCATGGACGATGGCCAGACCCGATTCACAGACCTGCTGCAGCTGGTGGAATTCCACCAGCTGAACCGAGGCATCCTGCCCTGTGTGCTGCGCCACTGCTGTGCCCGTGTGGCCCTCTAA